Genomic DNA from Streptomyces sp. NBC_01571:
TGCGGTCCATGGTGGCCTTCAACGAGGCCCCGAAGACCGTGAAGAGCGAGACGACGGCGACGCCGACCATCAGGGCGCTCGCGGTGGCCGCGGTCCGTTTGGGACTGCGCAGCGCGTTGCGCCGGGCGAGTGAACCCGTGACGCCCCGCAACCGGTCGAGGGGGACGCCGATGGCGCGCACGGCCGTCGAGGACGCGACCGGGCCGAGGACCACGAAGGCGGCGAGCGCCAGGACGGCGCCGAGACCCGCGAGCCACAGGGAGGGACTGGCCAGTACGCCGGTCAGGGTGGCCCCCACCGCGAGCACGGCCAGCGCGGCACCCACGGCGGCCCGTGCCCGGGAGGCCCCCGACCGGTCGACGGCCGTCTCGCGCAGCGCCGCCAGGGGTGCGGTGCGTCCGGCGCGTACGGCGGGCAGCAGCGCGGAGCCGAGACAGACCACCACCCCGACCGCGAGGGGCAGCAGCAGGGACAGCCCGCTGATCACCAGATCGCCCGACGGGAAGGGGAATCCGATGGCGGGGAAGAGCGCCCGAAGTCCGGCCGCGATGCCGATGCCGCCCCCGAGGCCGGCTGCCGAGGCGGTCACGGCGACGACGCTCGCCTCCAGCAGGGTCGAGACGGTCACCTGGCGGCGGGAGGCGCCGAGGGCTCGCAACAGGGCGTTCTCGCGGGTGCGTTGGGCGACGACGATCGCGAAGGTGTTGTGGATGGAGAAGGTCGCGACGAGCAGGGCGACACCGGAGAAGACGAGCAGGAAGGTGGTGAAGACGGTCAGGAACTGGCTGGAGATCATGTCGGTGTTCTCCTGCGCCGACGCCTGACCGGTGATCGCCTCGACGCCGGCGGGCAGGAGCGGGGTCAGTCCGGCGACGAGCTTCTCCTGGCCGACTCCGGGGGCCGCCCGCACCCGGATGCCGGCGGCTTCGCCGGGCTTCGCGGTGAGGTACTTCTCGGCGTCGGCCTGTGTCATGCCGGTGAAGGTCACCTGCGCCATGCCGTCCTCACCACCGAACGTCGCGAGGCCCACGATCGTCACCCGGACGGGGTCGGGGGTGCGCAGCGTCGTCGTGTCGCCGATCCTCAGGCCGCCCTTCTTCGCGGCACCCCGGTTGACGACGACCTCGCCGGACTTCGCGGGGGCGCGGCCTTCGGCGATCCGGTACGCGTTGAGCCGGGGGTCCTCGATCCAGTTGCCCGCGAGGGTGGGCGGCCCCTGGCCGCCGATGGGCTTGCCGTGCGCGTCGACGAGCTGGCCCGCGCCCTCGATGTCGGGCACGGCGGCGGCCACTCCGGGGGCCTTCTCGATCGTCCTCACCAGGCCGACGTCCACGGGCCGCCGGACGCCCTGGCTCTCGCCGGGCGTGGTGATGGTGTCGGCGCCGCGGACGACCGCGTCGGTGCCCCTGGCCGCGTTGCCGAACATGGTGTCGAAACTGGCCCGCAGGGTGTCGCCCATGACCAGCGTTCCGGTCAGGAAGGCGACACCGAGGAACACCGCCACGAACGTACCGGCGAAGCGCCGTTTGTGAGCGCGCAGGGAGGCGACGCTGAGGCGGAGCGAGGCGTTCACGAGGGCGCCCCCTTGGTGTCGAGGGCCTTCATGCGGTCCAGCACCTTGTCGGCGGTCGGGGCTTCCATCCGGTCCACGAGGCGGCCGTCGGCGAGGAAGACGACCTCGTCGGCGTGGGCCGCGGCCACCGGGTCGTGGGTGACCATGACGACCGTCCGGTTCA
This window encodes:
- a CDS encoding ABC transporter permease — translated: MNASLRLSVASLRAHKRRFAGTFVAVFLGVAFLTGTLVMGDTLRASFDTMFGNAARGTDAVVRGADTITTPGESQGVRRPVDVGLVRTIEKAPGVAAAVPDIEGAGQLVDAHGKPIGGQGPPTLAGNWIEDPRLNAYRIAEGRAPAKSGEVVVNRGAAKKGGLRIGDTTTLRTPDPVRVTIVGLATFGGEDGMAQVTFTGMTQADAEKYLTAKPGEAAGIRVRAAPGVGQEKLVAGLTPLLPAGVEAITGQASAQENTDMISSQFLTVFTTFLLVFSGVALLVATFSIHNTFAIVVAQRTRENALLRALGASRRQVTVSTLLEASVVAVTASAAGLGGGIGIAAGLRALFPAIGFPFPSGDLVISGLSLLLPLAVGVVVCLGSALLPAVRAGRTAPLAALRETAVDRSGASRARAAVGAALAVLAVGATLTGVLASPSLWLAGLGAVLALAAFVVLGPVASSTAVRAIGVPLDRLRGVTGSLARRNALRSPKRTAATASALMVGVAVVSLFTVFGASLKATMDRTVSRSFAGDVAVSTPSFGAGGSGLSPRLAPAIARQPAVKYAVGLGRGVAEVDGKGRALTVTDPAALGRVFDLGAVHGSLDHLGADGIAVTRSEAVRQHLTTGATARLAFTDGRRVNFTVRAVYGRSELAGDYVITRAAWAAHRTQDADTLVAVTFRDGVSTADGKAAVKQVAARYGDPEVQTRDEYAQSSAGGIDMMLTLVYALLALAVLIALLGIANTLTLAIHERTRELGLLRAVGQTRAQLRAMVRWESVLVAAFGTAGGLALGAFLGWVLVKASDGASDSTFAFAVPPARLVVVALVGLVAGALAGLRPARRAARLDVLRAIGTE